One genomic region from Bradyrhizobium icense encodes:
- a CDS encoding NAD(P)H-dependent flavin oxidoreductase, translating to MKTAITEMFGIEHPIIQGGMHYVGFAELAAAVSNAGGLGIITGLTQRTPELLAKEIARCRDMTDKPIGVNLTFLPTFTAPPYPEYIAAIREGGVKIVETAGRSPEQYMPALKAAGIKVIHKCTSVRHSLKAEQIGCDAVSVDGFECGGHPGEDDMPNMILLPRAAEELKIPFVASGGMADARSLVAALAMGAAGMNMGTRFIATKEAPVHENVKNALVKASELDTRLVMRALRNTERVLNNKGVEHLLEIEREKGKSLKIDDIHDQVAGVYPKVMIEGDMDAGAWSCGMVAGLIRDIPTVKELIDRIMADAERLIRGRLTGFLDADSKEALKVA from the coding sequence GTGAAGACTGCAATTACCGAGATGTTCGGCATCGAACATCCGATCATTCAAGGCGGAATGCACTATGTCGGGTTTGCCGAGCTGGCGGCCGCAGTATCGAACGCCGGCGGGCTCGGGATCATCACCGGCCTGACGCAACGGACGCCGGAGCTGTTGGCCAAGGAGATCGCACGTTGCCGCGATATGACCGACAAGCCGATCGGTGTGAACCTGACCTTTCTGCCGACCTTTACCGCGCCGCCCTATCCGGAATACATCGCCGCCATCAGGGAGGGCGGCGTCAAGATCGTCGAAACTGCCGGGCGCAGCCCCGAACAATATATGCCGGCCCTGAAGGCGGCGGGCATCAAGGTTATTCACAAATGCACGTCCGTCCGGCATTCGCTGAAGGCCGAGCAGATCGGCTGCGATGCCGTCAGCGTCGACGGTTTCGAATGCGGCGGCCATCCCGGCGAAGACGATATGCCCAACATGATCCTGCTGCCGCGCGCGGCCGAGGAACTGAAGATTCCCTTCGTCGCTTCAGGCGGCATGGCTGATGCGCGCAGCCTGGTCGCGGCGCTGGCGATGGGCGCCGCTGGCATGAACATGGGCACGCGCTTTATTGCCACCAAGGAAGCGCCCGTGCACGAGAACGTCAAGAATGCGCTGGTGAAGGCATCGGAGCTCGATACGCGCCTTGTCATGCGCGCGTTGCGTAATACCGAACGGGTATTGAACAACAAGGGCGTCGAGCACCTGCTCGAGATCGAGCGAGAGAAAGGCAAGAGCCTCAAGATTGACGACATCCACGATCAGGTGGCGGGCGTCTATCCCAAGGTGATGATCGAAGGCGATATGGACGCCGGCGCCTGGAGCTGCGGCATGGTGGCAGGGCTCATTCGCGACATCCCGACGGTGAAGGAATTGATCGACCGCATCATGGCGGATGCCGAGCGGCTGATCAGGGGCCGGCTTACGGGGTTCCTGGACGCCGACAGCAAGGAAGCCCTGAAGGTTGCGTGA
- a CDS encoding acetyl-CoA C-acyltransferase has protein sequence MTEAVIVSTARTPIGKAYKGALNNTEGATLLGHAISAALSRANMEGGEVEDVVMGCAMQQGTTGTNIARKALLRAGLPVSVAGTTIDRQCASGLQAIALAARSVIFDGVEVAIGGGGESISLVQNNQFNNFHAVDPELLAMKGDAYIAMLDTAEIVAKRYDISRERQDEYSLESQRRTAAAQQGGRFNDELAPIKTTMAVTDKASGAVSYQQVTLSADEGPRPDTTAEGLAGVKPAKGPGFTITGGNASQLSDGASAAVIMSDKLAAQKGLKPLGIFRGFVSAGCEPDEMGVGPVYAVPRLLKRHGLKVDDIDLWELNEAFAVQVIYCRDKLGIDPEKLNVNGGSIAVGHPYGMTGARLTGHALIEGRRRKAKYAVVTMCVGGGMGAAGLLEIVH, from the coding sequence ATGACTGAAGCCGTAATCGTCTCCACTGCTCGCACCCCCATTGGCAAGGCTTACAAGGGTGCCCTCAATAATACCGAGGGCGCGACGTTGCTGGGTCATGCCATTTCCGCTGCGTTGTCGCGCGCTAACATGGAGGGTGGCGAGGTCGAGGATGTCGTGATGGGCTGCGCTATGCAACAGGGCACCACCGGCACCAACATCGCACGCAAGGCGCTGCTGCGCGCCGGACTTCCGGTGAGCGTGGCCGGAACGACCATCGATCGCCAATGCGCGTCCGGCCTTCAGGCCATTGCGCTGGCTGCGCGTTCAGTCATTTTCGACGGCGTGGAGGTTGCCATCGGCGGCGGCGGCGAATCCATCAGCCTGGTCCAGAACAACCAGTTCAACAATTTTCATGCCGTCGATCCCGAACTACTCGCGATGAAAGGGGACGCCTACATCGCGATGCTGGATACTGCCGAGATCGTCGCGAAGCGCTACGACATCTCGCGCGAACGTCAGGACGAATACAGCCTCGAGAGCCAGCGACGAACGGCGGCCGCGCAACAGGGAGGCCGCTTTAACGACGAACTCGCGCCGATCAAAACGACCATGGCGGTCACGGACAAGGCGAGCGGCGCCGTGTCCTATCAGCAGGTGACGCTATCAGCGGACGAGGGGCCGCGTCCCGATACCACGGCCGAAGGTCTCGCAGGTGTCAAGCCGGCCAAGGGGCCAGGTTTCACGATCACAGGCGGCAATGCCAGTCAGCTTTCGGATGGCGCCAGCGCCGCCGTCATCATGAGCGACAAGCTCGCGGCGCAAAAGGGTCTGAAGCCGCTGGGCATCTTCCGTGGCTTTGTCAGCGCAGGTTGTGAACCGGACGAGATGGGTGTCGGCCCGGTCTATGCCGTGCCCCGGCTGCTCAAGCGACACGGACTCAAGGTCGATGATATCGATCTCTGGGAATTGAACGAGGCATTCGCGGTGCAGGTGATTTATTGTCGCGACAAGCTTGGGATCGACCCCGAAAAGCTCAACGTCAACGGGGGCTCGATTGCGGTTGGCCATCCCTACGGCATGACCGGCGCGCGGCTGACTGGCCACGCCTTGATCGAGGGCCGCCGGCGCAAGGCGAAATACGCCGTTGTTACGATGTGCGTCGGCGGCGGCATGGGCGCCGCGGGCCTCCTCGAAATTGTCCACTGA
- a CDS encoding acyl-CoA dehydrogenase family protein — MDIQLTEEQELLRSSIQRFLRDQYDFDERRKIVATDEGWSRKHWKSFAELGLCAAPFQESSGGLGGGSLATMIVMQEFGRNLVVEPYLETVVLAGGLIEDVGSPEQRQAFLPKIMEGEGIWALAWAEGRSRYDFNNVTTTARRHGDNFVLSGTKAAVMGAPWADKLIVSARTSGEPRDRFGVSLFVVDRHSANLHLQGFKTIDGRRAAELTLMNVEVPASQLLGLEGWGVAALETCRDRAIAALCAEAIGAMSVLNSATLEYSKARKQFGVALGTFQVLQHRMVDMFIALEEAISLTQHLNLSLAAQEPHGSKLASGAKSKVGYAARFVAEQAVQLHGGMGMSDELNVGHYFKRISSINVQFGDPAYHLMRYAQQN, encoded by the coding sequence ATGGACATTCAGTTGACGGAAGAACAGGAATTGCTCCGGTCCAGCATTCAACGCTTCCTGCGCGACCAGTACGATTTTGACGAACGCCGCAAGATCGTTGCGACCGACGAGGGCTGGAGCCGAAAGCACTGGAAGTCCTTTGCCGAACTCGGGCTGTGCGCGGCACCGTTCCAGGAAAGCTCCGGCGGCCTTGGTGGCGGCTCGCTTGCGACGATGATCGTGATGCAGGAGTTCGGCCGCAACCTCGTCGTCGAGCCGTATCTCGAGACGGTGGTGCTCGCCGGCGGCCTCATCGAGGACGTCGGCTCGCCCGAGCAGCGCCAGGCGTTCCTGCCCAAGATCATGGAGGGGGAGGGGATATGGGCGCTTGCCTGGGCGGAGGGACGATCACGCTATGATTTCAACAATGTCACCACCACGGCGCGCCGTCACGGAGACAATTTTGTCCTGAGCGGGACCAAAGCCGCGGTGATGGGCGCGCCGTGGGCCGATAAGCTGATCGTCTCGGCCCGCACGTCGGGCGAACCACGCGATCGCTTTGGCGTGAGCCTTTTCGTGGTCGATCGCCATTCGGCTAATCTACATCTGCAGGGCTTCAAGACCATCGATGGCCGGCGTGCCGCGGAACTCACTCTGATGAACGTCGAAGTACCGGCCAGCCAACTGCTGGGCCTTGAAGGCTGGGGTGTCGCTGCTCTGGAGACCTGCCGAGACCGCGCTATCGCGGCGCTCTGCGCCGAAGCGATCGGTGCGATGTCTGTGCTGAATTCTGCAACGCTGGAGTATAGTAAAGCGCGCAAGCAGTTCGGGGTCGCGCTCGGCACCTTTCAGGTGTTGCAGCACCGCATGGTCGACATGTTCATTGCGCTCGAAGAGGCGATCTCGCTCACGCAGCATCTGAACCTCAGCCTCGCCGCCCAGGAGCCGCACGGATCGAAGCTGGCGTCCGGCGCGAAGTCGAAAGTCGGCTATGCGGCGCGCTTTGTCGCGGAGCAGGCAGTGCAACTGCACGGCGGCATGGGCATGAGCGACGAGTTGAACGTCGGTCACTACTTCAAGCGAATAAGCTCTATCAACGTCCAGTTCGGCGATCCCGCCTATCATCTGATGCGGTACGCGCAGCAGAACTGA
- a CDS encoding acyl-CoA dehydrogenase family protein gives MELNLSSEDAAFRDEVRAFIAENYPQEMRVPNPETDLTKEQSLLWHRILHKKGWIAPLWPKEYGGPGWSVTQRFIFEQETSRAGTLPPLAFSVTMVGPVIYTFGNDAQKKKFLPRILSGDDWWCQGYSEPGSGSDLASVRTKAVRDGDHYIVNGHKTWTTLAQHADWIFCLVRTDPDAKPQAGISFLLIDMKSPGVTVRPIITIDGAHEVNDVFLEDVRVPAENLIGEENKGWTYAKFLLGNERTSMAGIGRSTRYLERLKHIVRTEVGEDDPAFGEFMREIARVELDVLALEATELRIVAQMSRGIDPGPAASLFKIRGTEIFQRITDLTHQAIGNYGLAIREHPVSANHFMPGADYGHTATEKYLNSRKLSIYGGSNEIQRNIIAKAVLGL, from the coding sequence ATGGAGCTCAATCTTTCCAGCGAGGACGCTGCGTTTCGTGACGAGGTGCGCGCTTTTATTGCGGAGAACTATCCGCAGGAAATGCGCGTTCCAAACCCCGAGACCGATTTGACGAAGGAGCAGTCGCTGCTCTGGCACCGGATCCTCCACAAGAAGGGATGGATTGCTCCGCTCTGGCCCAAGGAGTATGGCGGACCGGGCTGGTCGGTCACGCAGCGCTTCATTTTTGAACAGGAGACGTCGCGCGCCGGAACGCTGCCGCCTCTGGCGTTCAGCGTCACCATGGTCGGCCCGGTCATCTACACATTCGGCAACGACGCGCAGAAAAAGAAGTTTCTGCCGCGGATACTCTCCGGGGATGATTGGTGGTGCCAGGGTTATTCGGAACCGGGCTCCGGCTCAGACCTAGCCTCGGTTCGCACCAAGGCGGTGCGCGACGGCGACCACTACATCGTCAACGGCCACAAGACCTGGACAACGCTGGCCCAGCATGCCGACTGGATCTTTTGCCTGGTGCGAACGGACCCTGACGCAAAGCCTCAGGCCGGAATCTCCTTCCTGTTGATCGACATGAAATCGCCCGGCGTCACCGTGCGACCCATCATCACCATCGATGGAGCGCACGAGGTCAACGATGTGTTCCTGGAGGACGTACGGGTCCCGGCCGAAAATTTGATCGGCGAGGAGAACAAGGGATGGACCTACGCAAAATTCCTGCTTGGCAACGAGCGCACCAGCATGGCGGGGATCGGCCGGTCGACACGGTATCTGGAGCGACTCAAGCACATTGTGAGGACCGAGGTTGGCGAGGACGATCCGGCGTTCGGGGAGTTCATGAGGGAGATCGCGCGCGTCGAGCTAGATGTGCTCGCGCTGGAGGCGACCGAACTGCGCATCGTTGCGCAAATGTCGCGCGGCATCGACCCGGGACCGGCCGCGTCGTTGTTCAAGATCAGGGGTACCGAGATATTCCAGCGCATCACCGATCTCACGCACCAGGCGATCGGCAATTACGGCCTGGCCATCCGTGAGCACCCGGTAAGCGCCAACCACTTCATGCCGGGGGCGGACTACGGACATACCGCGACCGAGAAGTACCTGAACTCCCGCAAGCTCAGCATTTACGGGGGATCGAATGAAATTCAGCGCAACATCATCGCGAAAGCGGTTTTGGGTCTCTGA
- a CDS encoding SDR family oxidoreductase, with amino-acid sequence MQKRNATVAVIGAGDFIGGEIAKKFASEGFTVFAGRRNGAKLEPLVKEIEKAGGEIHARSLDARKEEEIISFLGDADKHAPLEVCIFNIGANVNFPILETTERVFRKVWEMACYSGFLAGREAARLMLPRGKGNIFFTGATASLRGGSGYAAFASAKFGLRAVAQAAARELGPKNIHVAHLIIDSGVDTEWVRQRRIEALGPTALDDPDALMPPSSVAESYWLLYQQPKSAWTFELEIRPFGEKW; translated from the coding sequence TTGCAAAAGAGAAACGCAACCGTGGCCGTGATCGGCGCCGGTGACTTTATTGGCGGCGAGATCGCCAAGAAGTTCGCCTCAGAGGGGTTCACGGTGTTTGCCGGGCGCCGTAACGGGGCCAAGCTCGAGCCATTGGTAAAGGAGATCGAGAAGGCTGGAGGCGAAATCCACGCGCGCTCGCTCGATGCGCGCAAGGAAGAGGAGATCATCTCCTTCCTCGGCGATGCAGACAAGCATGCGCCGCTTGAGGTCTGCATCTTCAACATCGGCGCCAACGTCAATTTTCCGATTCTGGAGACCACCGAGCGCGTGTTCCGCAAGGTCTGGGAAATGGCTTGCTATTCCGGCTTCCTCGCCGGGCGCGAAGCGGCGCGGCTGATGCTGCCGCGCGGTAAGGGCAACATCTTTTTCACCGGTGCCACCGCGAGCCTCCGTGGCGGATCCGGCTATGCCGCCTTCGCCAGCGCCAAGTTCGGCCTGCGGGCCGTGGCACAGGCGGCGGCGCGTGAGTTGGGGCCCAAGAACATCCACGTGGCGCATCTCATCATCGATTCCGGCGTCGACACCGAATGGGTGCGCCAGCGGCGGATCGAGGCGCTTGGTCCGACGGCGCTGGACGACCCCGATGCATTGATGCCGCCGTCCTCGGTCGCGGAATCCTATTGGCTGCTTTATCAGCAGCCCAAAAGCGCCTGGACCTTCGAGCTGGAGATCCGTCCATTCGGCGAGAAATGGTAA
- a CDS encoding class I adenylate-forming enzyme family protein — MAGPSGAIDVDEIAAGLPRRIHEVTADHVGDIPGQIALVEDGAAWSYRDLDRQVTEIAAVLSSLGVRAGDRMVIVSENCIPLAALLLAASRLDAWAIVANPRLSARELDQIRDHSGARRTFFTSGVSKEAAAHASRLGAENRELGPLRGIGVGPLDEAATVEPVEADPAKQVAVLIYTSGTTGTPKAVMLSHDNLLFSARTTAHFRKMDRNDKIYLVVPISHIAGISLLIMTLMVGGAVRLASRNDPATLAKALVDEGITMLDGAPATYQGLLEYNNVTGLKRVDRSVLRLIAVSGSSLDLNLKTRVEREFGLPLLNGYGATECSPGVSAVHFDAPRSDDAVGALLPGVEARVRTLDGIPLSRGEVGELHVRGRNVMRGYYRAPDLTAKVIDTERWFNTGDLACFEGDCLHIVGRSKEIISAIPANIEAILNSHKDVQSAVVGRALGGNGEVVAFVQPFPGSRVKPTDLMDSIKPRLSSYIRPPKIIVVDVLPGSSTGKIREHELAGCLRADRAVAKQAAKFQR; from the coding sequence GTGGCTGGTCCCTCAGGGGCGATCGATGTCGATGAGATTGCTGCAGGGCTGCCTCGCCGCATCCATGAAGTAACGGCGGACCATGTCGGCGATATTCCGGGCCAGATCGCTTTGGTCGAAGACGGCGCCGCCTGGAGCTATCGCGACCTGGATAGGCAAGTCACCGAGATTGCCGCCGTTCTCTCCTCGCTCGGGGTGCGAGCGGGCGATCGTATGGTTATTGTCAGCGAAAACTGCATTCCGCTTGCGGCCTTGCTGCTGGCGGCGAGCCGACTCGACGCCTGGGCGATCGTCGCCAATCCACGATTATCGGCGCGCGAACTGGACCAGATTCGCGATCATAGCGGCGCGCGCCGGACGTTCTTTACGTCGGGTGTCTCGAAAGAAGCTGCTGCCCATGCGTCGCGCCTTGGCGCCGAGAACCGGGAGTTGGGGCCGCTGCGGGGGATCGGCGTCGGGCCGCTCGACGAAGCCGCAACCGTCGAGCCGGTGGAGGCCGATCCGGCAAAACAAGTCGCGGTTCTGATCTACACCTCGGGAACGACAGGCACGCCGAAGGCGGTGATGCTCTCCCATGACAACCTGCTGTTCAGCGCCAGGACCACGGCGCATTTCCGCAAGATGGACCGAAACGACAAGATCTATCTGGTGGTGCCGATCTCGCATATCGCCGGCATCTCGCTCCTGATCATGACCCTGATGGTCGGCGGCGCCGTGCGCTTGGCCAGCCGAAACGATCCTGCCACACTTGCCAAGGCACTGGTCGATGAAGGCATCACCATGCTCGATGGGGCGCCGGCCACCTATCAAGGTCTTCTCGAATACAACAATGTCACAGGTTTGAAGCGCGTTGATCGCAGCGTACTGCGTTTGATCGCCGTTTCTGGCTCATCCCTCGATCTCAATCTGAAAACTCGCGTAGAGAGGGAGTTTGGTTTGCCTCTGCTGAACGGCTACGGGGCCACCGAATGTTCGCCAGGGGTGTCGGCCGTGCACTTCGATGCGCCACGTTCCGATGATGCGGTCGGTGCGCTGCTGCCCGGAGTTGAAGCCCGCGTCAGGACGCTCGATGGCATACCGCTGTCAAGAGGGGAAGTCGGCGAGCTTCACGTGCGCGGACGCAACGTGATGCGCGGCTACTATCGTGCGCCAGACCTGACGGCGAAGGTGATTGATACCGAGCGCTGGTTCAACACCGGCGATCTCGCTTGCTTCGAAGGCGATTGCCTCCACATCGTCGGCCGTAGCAAGGAAATCATCAGCGCGATTCCAGCCAATATTGAGGCAATCCTCAATTCACACAAGGATGTGCAATCTGCCGTCGTCGGCCGAGCCCTTGGCGGTAACGGCGAGGTTGTCGCATTCGTGCAGCCGTTCCCGGGATCGCGCGTCAAGCCGACCGATCTGATGGATTCCATCAAACCTCGGCTGAGCTCCTATATTCGGCCGCCGAAAATCATTGTCGTCGATGTCTTACCGGGAAGCTCAACCGGCAAGATCCGCGAGCATGAACTCGCCGGCTGTTTGCGAGCCGACCGAGCTGTCGCCAAGCAGGCAGCGAAATTCCAGCGATGA
- a CDS encoding SDR family NAD(P)-dependent oxidoreductase, translated as MAESRGVAILVGAGNAIGAAVARRFAKGGYTVCICRRDAVKSQGLVDELTAAGHPVHAFSVDARQEADVQELFSDVESNIGPIEVCLFNAGSNVNKPLVETTEKLFFKAWELACYAGFLVGREAARVMVPRRRGTILFTGATASVRGGQGFAAFSSAKFGLRAVAQAMARELGPKNIHVVHLIIDAGVDSEAIHQRMKAAKGIEASEIPPDILTKTSSIAEAYWFAHQQSRDGWTHELDLRPSVEKW; from the coding sequence ATGGCGGAAAGTCGCGGCGTGGCAATACTGGTGGGCGCGGGCAACGCGATCGGTGCGGCCGTCGCGCGACGTTTTGCCAAGGGCGGCTATACGGTTTGTATCTGCCGGCGTGACGCAGTCAAATCCCAGGGACTGGTGGACGAACTAACCGCTGCGGGTCATCCTGTCCACGCATTCAGCGTTGACGCGCGTCAGGAAGCCGATGTTCAAGAACTTTTCTCCGACGTCGAAAGCAATATCGGGCCGATCGAGGTTTGTCTTTTCAATGCCGGATCGAATGTCAACAAGCCGTTGGTGGAGACCACGGAGAAGCTGTTCTTCAAGGCGTGGGAGCTGGCCTGCTACGCCGGATTCCTGGTCGGGCGCGAGGCTGCGCGCGTCATGGTTCCGCGCCGACGCGGCACAATTCTCTTTACAGGCGCAACCGCCAGCGTCCGTGGCGGCCAGGGTTTTGCGGCATTTTCATCGGCGAAGTTCGGACTTCGCGCGGTCGCCCAGGCCATGGCGCGCGAACTGGGGCCGAAGAACATTCACGTCGTCCATCTCATCATCGACGCCGGCGTGGATAGCGAAGCCATTCATCAGCGCATGAAGGCGGCAAAGGGAATCGAGGCAAGCGAGATTCCACCGGACATCCTGACGAAGACGTCTTCGATCGCCGAGGCATACTGGTTCGCCCATCAGCAAAGCCGAGACGGCTGGACCCATGAGCTCGATCTACGTCCGTCCGTGGAGAAATGGTGA
- a CDS encoding glutathione S-transferase family protein: MNAAPDLTLWGVGTSRTIRPHWAMHELGLSYKVRPIGPRTGETKTAEYTKLNPRQKIPLLQDGDFCIGESAAIVAYLSRTYSTPERSLIPETQREFAAWLEWCFFIVAELDSTSLYVMRRHRADALGHIYGVAPEVVAQAGEYFRQQLRHVEVALADGRTFLMGDQFTSADILLTTCLDWAVAYGVGICDNAHPYLERIQKRQAYQRAVAANVPVAPITPVTTKV; encoded by the coding sequence ATGAACGCAGCACCCGATCTTACCCTGTGGGGCGTTGGGACAAGCCGCACCATTCGTCCGCACTGGGCCATGCACGAGCTCGGCTTGTCCTACAAGGTCAGGCCGATCGGGCCGAGGACAGGCGAGACCAAGACGGCCGAATACACCAAGCTCAACCCCCGCCAGAAGATTCCCTTGCTGCAGGACGGCGACTTCTGCATTGGAGAAAGCGCCGCGATCGTTGCCTATCTGTCCCGAACCTATTCAACGCCGGAACGCTCGCTGATTCCCGAAACCCAGCGCGAGTTCGCCGCATGGCTCGAATGGTGCTTCTTTATCGTCGCCGAACTCGATTCAACGAGCCTCTACGTCATGCGCCGCCATCGCGCGGATGCACTGGGACACATCTATGGAGTTGCGCCAGAAGTTGTCGCACAAGCCGGCGAATATTTCCGGCAACAATTGCGACACGTGGAGGTCGCGCTGGCAGACGGCCGGACGTTCTTGATGGGTGACCAATTTACCAGCGCCGACATCCTGCTGACAACGTGCCTGGATTGGGCCGTTGCTTACGGCGTCGGTATTTGCGACAACGCACATCCCTATCTTGAACGCATCCAGAAGCGGCAGGCCTATCAACGAGCGGTCGCGGCGAATGTGCCGGTGGCACCGATCACACCTGTGACGACGAAGGTCTAA
- a CDS encoding CaiB/BaiF CoA transferase family protein — MPGPLSGVRVLDLTGVVSGPFATMFLADQGADVLKIEPVGGDITRRSRATIDKDGEFSALFISSNRGKRSLSIDVKSTAGREVLGKLVAQADVLVQNFRPGTMERLGLGVEELRQRHPRLIYVSISGVGDTGPYVKKRVYDPIIQGLSGFADIQSQPITNRPQMIRTIVCDKTTAVFTAQAVAAALYAREKTGQGDHIQVAMLDAMISYLWPEGMMQYTVVGAEAAAADPNDRPDLVFKTSDGYITAGTISDSEWQGFCRATGDPELAKDARFATPAARSVNATARINKMAEYIGQHTTAEWLERLDAADVPCAPILRRGEIIHNEQVVARGIIAEFDQPRVGRVRQPKPAARFEINEAAIGGPAPRVGEHSRDVLRELGYDDSAIDRMVAERAVRVAV; from the coding sequence ATGCCTGGCCCGCTTAGCGGTGTTCGTGTCCTCGATCTGACTGGCGTGGTGTCGGGCCCGTTCGCGACCATGTTTCTGGCGGATCAGGGCGCCGACGTGCTGAAGATCGAGCCGGTTGGCGGCGATATTACCCGACGCAGCCGTGCCACCATCGACAAGGACGGCGAATTTTCGGCGCTATTCATTTCGTCGAACCGTGGCAAGCGTTCGCTGTCGATCGATGTCAAAAGCACGGCCGGCCGCGAAGTTCTCGGCAAGCTGGTCGCGCAGGCGGATGTGCTGGTGCAGAACTTCCGGCCCGGCACCATGGAGCGCCTCGGACTCGGCGTGGAAGAATTGCGTCAGCGCCATCCGCGCTTGATCTACGTCTCGATCAGCGGCGTCGGCGATACCGGCCCGTATGTAAAGAAGCGCGTCTATGACCCAATCATTCAGGGCCTGTCCGGCTTTGCCGATATCCAGTCGCAGCCGATCACCAACCGTCCGCAAATGATCCGCACCATCGTGTGTGACAAGACCACCGCAGTGTTCACCGCACAGGCGGTGGCCGCGGCGCTCTATGCCCGCGAGAAAACCGGGCAGGGCGATCATATCCAGGTCGCGATGCTGGATGCGATGATTTCCTATCTGTGGCCAGAAGGCATGATGCAGTACACGGTGGTGGGCGCCGAGGCCGCCGCCGCCGATCCCAACGACCGGCCTGATCTCGTGTTCAAGACCAGCGATGGCTACATCACGGCGGGCACCATCTCGGATTCCGAATGGCAGGGGTTTTGCCGGGCCACTGGCGATCCCGAGCTTGCCAAGGATGCCCGCTTTGCGACGCCGGCGGCACGCTCGGTCAACGCTACTGCACGCATCAACAAGATGGCGGAATATATCGGCCAGCATACCACAGCCGAATGGCTCGAGCGCCTCGACGCCGCCGACGTGCCTTGCGCGCCGATCTTGCGGCGGGGCGAAATCATTCACAATGAACAAGTGGTCGCGCGCGGCATAATCGCGGAATTCGATCAGCCGAGGGTTGGGCGGGTACGGCAGCCGAAACCCGCGGCCCGCTTCGAAATCAATGAGGCTGCGATCGGCGGGCCGGCTCCCCGGGTCGGCGAGCACTCGCGTGATGTGTTGCGCGAGCTGGGTTACGACGATAGTGCCATCGACAGGATGGTCGCCGAGCGCGCCGTGCGCGTGGCCGTCTGA
- a CDS encoding 2-hydroxychromene-2-carboxylate isomerase, producing MPLKVEFQFDFGSPNAYLAEVAIPGIERRTGVKFEYVPVLLGGIYKATGNMSPFDSLRGIKNKPEYQALETQRFIRRHNITKFRQNPFFPVNTLMLMRGAVAAQFEGVFEPYFRAAYHHMWEEPKKMDDLEIVRNAFISSGIDIDRLIARAQQDDVKKRLIDLTNDAVSRGAFGSPTFFVGKEMFFGKDQLRDVEDSIVEQTRKPVPKTA from the coding sequence ATGCCCCTGAAGGTAGAATTCCAGTTCGATTTCGGCAGCCCTAACGCATATCTGGCGGAAGTAGCCATTCCGGGGATCGAGCGGCGTACCGGCGTGAAGTTCGAGTATGTCCCGGTTCTGCTCGGCGGCATCTACAAAGCGACCGGCAACATGTCGCCGTTCGACTCGCTTCGCGGCATCAAGAACAAGCCGGAATACCAGGCGCTCGAGACCCAGCGGTTCATCCGGCGCCACAACATTACGAAATTTCGTCAGAATCCCTTCTTTCCGGTCAATACGCTGATGCTGATGCGTGGTGCCGTCGCCGCCCAATTCGAAGGCGTGTTCGAGCCCTATTTCCGTGCCGCCTATCATCATATGTGGGAAGAGCCTAAGAAGATGGACGACCTCGAAATCGTCCGAAACGCATTTATCTCCTCAGGTATCGATATCGACCGGCTGATCGCGCGTGCGCAGCAGGACGACGTCAAGAAGAGGTTGATCGATCTGACCAACGACGCCGTGAGCCGGGGAGCATTCGGCTCACCGACTTTCTTCGTTGGAAAGGAAATGTTCTTCGGCAAGGACCAGCTCCGCGACGTCGAGGACTCGATCGTCGAACAGACCAGAAAACCTGTTCCCAAGACGGCCTAG
- a CDS encoding winged helix-turn-helix transcriptional regulator: MRWDALEEEPCSMARTIGVIGDRWTLLILRECFLRTRRFEGFQSALGITRHLLAERLKKLVRQGVLRRIPYQESPKRHEYILTQKGLDLYPIMMAIVHWGDTHMVDERGRPLLHQHRKCGKNFDPVMVCSECGEPLSAKEVHTHPGPGARSTPATKAPEKPKAKPRRKAA, encoded by the coding sequence ATGCGATGGGATGCCCTTGAAGAAGAGCCGTGTTCGATGGCCCGCACTATCGGCGTGATCGGTGACCGTTGGACCCTTCTTATCCTGCGCGAATGCTTCCTGCGCACGCGCCGCTTCGAAGGATTTCAGTCCGCGCTGGGGATCACACGGCATTTGCTCGCCGAGCGGCTGAAGAAACTGGTCCGGCAAGGCGTGCTGCGCCGCATTCCCTATCAGGAGTCGCCCAAGCGGCATGAATACATCCTTACCCAGAAGGGACTCGATCTCTATCCGATCATGATGGCGATCGTGCATTGGGGCGACACGCACATGGTCGACGAACGCGGGCGGCCGTTGCTGCACCAGCACCGCAAATGCGGCAAGAACTTCGATCCAGTCATGGTGTGCTCGGAGTGCGGCGAGCCGCTTTCGGCCAAGGAGGTTCATACCCACCCCGGCCCCGGTGCCCGAAGCACCCCGGCAACAAAGGCGCCAGAGAAGCCGAAGGCAAAGCCGCGCCGCAAAGCCGCTTGA